The genome window CACTCATTTGTTCCACTGGAGGTGCAGACTATGTAGTTGCAAATAGagctcttttaaataaattagatCTACAAAGGTGTTCATCTGCATGCCAAGTTAACTGATGAATCATGTTGTCAAGGTCTTTACATGCTTGAATGAGTTTCCCCAAATACATAAGATTATAAATCTGGTTTTGGAGTGCAGTAGTTTCCTTTGATCTGAAACCTCACCTACTGGTGATATAAGACATTTGTATAACCAGCTTTGCATATTCCATGAagcagtttgtttttaagagtgTAAGATTTAGGTGCAAGAAAATGATTATCAGAATAGAACAAGTCAAGGTTTGTTCCAGCCCTGcaccaaacaagaaaaaaatgacagaggaAAAGTTCTGAAACAGAGGAATACAGTTTTCCGTAACCTACTAGCTGTGCTTTAGTGTTAAAGCACTCTCCTTTAGTATTCAACAACAGTCCTTCCTGGTTCCAGATAGAGAGCAACCTGAGTTTAATGCAGCTTGCTCcctttgaatttttaaagcagactttcaaagggaaaaaattgaaCTAACTGACTCAAATTGATTTACAATGTTAGCCACTAATTCAGATACACTGATAAACATCTAATAAGAACTATTTGATTGCAGTCTTTTTAGTCTTTGTGGATGCAGCAGTTAACCACACACTAGGAAGGGACTGAAACTTTTAATCACTATTTCCTCCTAACATGTCTGTGTTAAAATCTGTAAACAATAGAAGGGATTAGTAGGCAAAAGCTAACACCACCATGTGAGATGGagactttttctgtttccaggaTAAAGCAGGTGACAAAGTATTGAAATTGAAGCAAAGTTCACCTGCTCTCACAAAAGGAAGGATTACCATGGAACAGACTTAGGCAAGAGGTAATCGACACAgagtgggaaaggagaggaacagACCTACACCAGAAACTGCTCAGGTCTGCTGAGTTCGATAGGTTTCAGGCAAAGGAGGTTCTGTAAAGAACCATTCTTATACACACATCCCTCATTGGGTCAGGTGCACCACATGAAATAGTTGATACCAGCTGAAAGCGTAATCCACTCCACAGTTAACACAATAATTCACTTGCACATAGCATCAGCAAATGCAgcccaaaacccagaaaaataagAGTCCCACATAGTAAATGCAATAAATGCCATAACTACAATAAAGACAAAACATGATCTCCCCACAGCTTAGAATGGGCCCTTTTGTGTTACTTTTTGCAGATGCAGCATTAGGACTATGGTCTATAAAAGCAACCACAGTGTTTGCTCACAGCTCTCAGCTTTCACCTCAGCAAACTGCCAAAAATAGGAAAGATAAGTGGAAGCCCCAGTATGCCTTACTCTGCTCTGACACAGACACTGTGATGGACTATGAGtctttgcaaatgtttataTTGCCAATCATTTTTTATGAAGACAAGAGCTTCCGGGGCCACTGCTATGAATGTAGCAGTGACCACCTTGACCTGCAGTCCTATGTGAAACAACACAGTTCCATCCAGGTGGAAAAAAGTAGCAAGATGATGAGAACCCCAATTACTTGGGAAAccagtactttttaaaaaggggagaCTATCCTGACTTCCAAAAGTGGTTCGGTCTCTGTGACTCCATCAGGTCTTGTCATGCAATCCTACAAGTGAGTTCTGCTTGGCAATGTATCACAGTTTAAGCAATTGGGTGTGGTTTACCCTTTAAGAATATAGTTATACAGTCTCTTCAAGTAACTCAAGAGACAGGCAAAGTTCAGTAAGGCAATGCAAAGTTTCACTGGAGATGAAGGAACTAATCTGTTTAATATCAGTGCTATTTCCAGGGCCTGTTCATAATTTGGAGATGCTAAAAGAAAGCTGAGTGACTGTTTCTAGGTAGAGAATGTTTTTACATTGCTCAGGGAAGGGCTAGCAGGGCCAGCTGATAGAAAGTTCTGCTGTAGGCTGATGTATGCAACTTGCTCGTGACCATACTATGTTATGATTCAATGACACAAGAACATGTTAAATCAGATTTGCAATGGGTACGGCTTTCCTAACATAAACGCTGTGTTGGTTAAAATCAGGCAAAGAACTAATACTTGCTAAAGTACTTCTCTGGTTAGTAAGATATGCTATCGAGCAGAAGCCATAGCATTAGGAACACTCCCCATGCCTGTGCTTCACATAGCTCAGCAGTTTGCCACACGGTAATTGCCTGTGCACCAGTGTATAATGGGAGCATATGGAGTAACATGGTAAATGTGTTATTAGTAGCATAATTCTGAAAAAGCCATATTGTTCATGCCTGGTCACAAGTAAGCGACACAGATCATCTCAAAGTCACATTAATATGTTTTCTCCTATTGTCACAATATAGAGTCCTTATAAATCCCATTTCTTCAAATAATAAAGCATCCTCCATTTACTTCCTACCACACACATGATCATACGCATGTGCTGGCACTCCTGAGCTCCTCCATGTGGGTAAGACTTAAACCTCTACTAGCTTCAAAAAGTGAATCTCTTCACAATCCCATCTCCAGAATAGAACACAATTTCTCAGAAATGCACATAGTAGCTGGGAAAGTTGCCTTTTTCTGTATGTCTGTCTTGTTCAGTAATGTCAGAATCAGttaaatttctgtctttcttaaACTTATGCTGTGTTTGCCACTGCAGAATTCTGTTTCCCACAAGATTCGGCTCTATGAAAAAGAGGAGCTCCAAGGCCAAATGTTGGAGCTCACTGATGATTGCCCATCAGTCCCAGGCTACATCCTTGAGATCTGCTCCCTCAATGTTTTAGGTGGCTCTTGGATCTTGTATGAAATGCCCAACTTCAGGGGCTGACAATATTTACTGAAACCTGGGGAATACAGAAGATCCCCTGACTAGGGTGCAGTAAATGCCAAAATTGTCTTTTTGCAGAGGCTGGCTGACTTGCACTGAGTTATTGCTCCCATGCTAAATAAACAGTGAATGCATTCCAAAATCCTTGTTCAAACAAATGTTCCTTCACTACTACAAACAAATTAAAGTTGTGCAGTCCAGAGGGAAATCCGATTCCTCTCACATTtagggggagagggggaatactttaaaaaatattaacaattaTCCAGCTGTTCCACAGTACGTGACAATTTGAATAACTGTTGAAGGTCCAACTGCATATCGCTAACCCTAGTAAGTGTAGAGCTCCTCAGTCATTACCTCACTGGATACAGCTATTAATGGGAACGTCTGATTCTTTCATCTAAGTTTTCTCCAGTTTTACAAGTTTTGATCTAGGAATAGATTCCAGCTCTATACTTAGGCATATAACTAGGGTTAACAATATGCAGTTGGACCtttaacagttatttaaaatatcacgTACTGTGGAACAGAAAAGTAAGTCCCATTAATAGTTATATCCAGTGAAGTACtgactgagaaggaaaagaacagaaagatgcAGAGGAACTCAGAACAAGGTGAACACTGTATTTGGCATCAAATTCTTCATGCAAACAAATTGCTCCGTGTTACCACCAGTCTAGCAAAGCTTTCCAGTCTTCTCCCAGCTGATTCCTCCAGAAAGAGTTTTTCCAGATCCTTAGATCACACCACCTTTATATAGCATGTTTTAGTGAACCTGTACTTCATTAACTATATGCCCTGCCTCTACTAAATTCAGAGCTGCACtgtctgctgcagcaggagattGACCCAAATCCCTCAATTGCCAGGCTATTCTGCatgcaaaagcaattaaataagTATACCAGTGTGGATTAGAAAGAGGACAACATCTTGTTGTGCTGCAAAGACTCTATTGCAGCATTAATTATCATTCAAGTAATTATGTATATGTCTACTAATCATCACTGAATCCCATGCCAGCAGGCACTCTGTGCAATAATGAATGAGAGCCataataaaatgtaacaaaagaCAGTTAAGGGATCTCACATCCTAACATACCTCTTCTCAGGCAGTGGAGtctagatatttttttccaggcataGTTAGGCAAATATACTACTGCTCTTCAGCAAGGTGCTGGAGacttttggaaagagaaagcagtacAGAGATCATAGAAC of Ciconia boyciana chromosome 10, ASM3463844v1, whole genome shotgun sequence contains these proteins:
- the LOC140657636 gene encoding LOW QUALITY PROTEIN: gamma-crystallin D-like (The sequence of the model RefSeq protein was modified relative to this genomic sequence to represent the inferred CDS: inserted 1 base in 1 codon; substituted 2 bases at 2 genomic stop codons) is translated as MGPFVLLFADAALGLWSIKATTVFAHSSQLSPQQTAKNRKDKWKPQYALLCSDTDTVMDYESLQMFILPIIFYEDKSFRGHCYECSSDHLDLQSYVKQHSSIQVEKSSKMXENPNYLGNQYFLKRGDYPDFQKWFGLCDSIRSCHAILQNSVSHKIRLYEKEELQGQMLELTDDCPSVPGYILEICSLNVLGGSWILYEMPNFRGXQYLLKPGEYRRSPDXGAVNAKIVFLQRLADLH